The following proteins come from a genomic window of Lycium ferocissimum isolate CSIRO_LF1 chromosome 4, AGI_CSIRO_Lferr_CH_V1, whole genome shotgun sequence:
- the LOC132054014 gene encoding protein FRIGIDA-like, whose amino-acid sequence MNNSGAATPPLATQQSHLRQLSESLAAFQQCFSDLQLHINSIRTSIDSLLPPPHTNNTTPLPATSSQPAAPAPEPEPEPSWESDPSEDIEEEEVEGEEKDVQKEEYNEKVEEEVNSPHSELKSPCLELKQSPSELKPSPSELITPGSELKPSGSELKSPGSELEILCQTMDSEGLREYMITHIQYTHELRVQVPKALKLSPGPASLVFKCMGKFYNKGSKSYVNNSPLIQERKTKEHHRIRAKRKALVLLLECFLLMMGTDDDNKGVEIEKELKEEAEQAALAWLKRMNLEGGVKQAQEMDARGLLMFIGCFGIPDKFNDACIRDLLQVSNINWISDAIRRSNVLMAKIPEIIGDMLANKTVVKAVHIAYCFGIQDRFNPKKLLASFLRESKSSFDKMNGSQGAHPGNIGAKRKYLNDLKSVIKCLRCHNIDPAKLLGGWQINTRIMSLEKEIAEFNKQIADHKMAQQNAGLRKRKVYETEWLSNQEVKRSHFSNPWPPHQQQRVVVNHVVSNNTLLEGGGTAGHNYGYSMSPPVLHGPVAGSIHENVVGSLAGALVGAAMVGPGAGILPSPQGGAYAGGHGGSRVDSTPRQVGSHAGQLYGSCGNAYRPVPYMESSKGLPNTVPGDANRRSPPQLEVSMGLPNTIPPLYQFAGTVPATEQNQSSGSQAVDAHPSSSLYRQR is encoded by the coding sequence ATGAATAATTCCGGTGCAGCGACGCCACCATTGGCCACCCAGCAATCACATCTCCGCCAACTGTCGGAGTCCCTTGCCGCGTTCCAACAATGCTTTAGTGATCTACAACTACACATTAATTCCATCCGTACTTCCATCGACTCTTTACTGCCACCGCCTCACACAAATAACACCACTCCTTTACCCGCCACATCATCACAGCCCGCAGCACCAGCCCCGGAACCCGAACCCGAACCATCTTGGGAATCTGATCCCTCTGAagacatagaagaagaagaagtcgaGGGAGAGGAAAAGGATGTGCAAAAAGAAGAATACAACGAGAAAGTGGAAGAAGAAGTGAATTCTCCTCATTCAGAGTTGAAATCGCCTTGTTTGGAGTTGAAACAGTCTCCTTCGGAGTTGAAACCGTCTCCTTCGGAGTTGATTACGCCTGGTTCGGAGTTGAAACCGTCTGGTTCGGAGTTGAAATCGCCTGGTTCGGAGTTGGAAATCTTATGCCAAACAATGGACAGTGAAGGTCTACGGGAGTATATGATAACACATATCCAATATACTCACGAACTGCGTGTACAAGTTCCTAAAGCATTGAAACTTTCACCCGGACCAGCAAGTCTTGTATTTAAATGTATGGGCAAGTTTTATAACAAAGGGAGCAAGTCGTATGTTAATAACTCACCTTTGATCCAGGAAAGGAAGACCAAAGAACATCATAGAATAAGAGCAAAAAGGAAGGCTTTAGTATTGCTTTTGGAGTGTTTCTTGTTGATGATGGGAACCGACGACGATAATAAGGGAGTTGAGATTgagaaagagttgaaggaagaGGCAGAGCAAGCAGCTTTAGCATGGTTAAAGAGGATGAATCTTGAAGGTGGTGTAAAACAGGCTCAAGAAATGGATGCCCGGGGATTGCTCATGTTTATTGGGTGTTTTGGGATTCCAGATAAATTTAATGACGCATGTATCAGAGATTTACTTCAGGTAAGTAATATTAATTGGATTTCTGATGCTATTAGGAGATCAAATGTTCTCATGGCAAAGATTCCAGAAATAATAGGGGACATGTTGGCGAATAAGACAGTAGTTAAAGCTGTTCACATTGCCTATTGTTTTGGAATTCAGGACAGGTTTAACCCTAAGAAACTTTTGGCATCATTTTTAAGAGAGTCTAAAAGTTCATTTGACAAAATGAATGGATCACAAGGTGCACATCCAGGGAATATTGGAGCAAAAAGGAAGTACTTGAATGATCTGAAATCGGTCATTAAATGTTTGCGATGTCACAATATTGATCCTGCAAAACTTCTTGGGGGTTGGCAAATCAAtacgagaataatgagcttggAGAAAGAAATTGCTGAATTCAATAAGCAGATAGCTGATCATAAGATGGCACAACAAAATGCTGGATTACGTAAGAGAAAAGTCTATGAAACTGAGTGGTTGAGCAACCAAGAAGTGAAACGCTCACATTTTTCAAATCCATGGCCGCCACATCAGCAGCAAAGAGTTGTTGTTAATCATGTTGTTAGCAACAACACCTTGTTAGAAGGTGGTGGAACTGCTGGCCACAATTATGGTTATTCTATGTCCCCTCCGGTATTGCATGGACCTGTTGCCGGCTCAATACATGAAAATGTTGTTGGTTCACTGGCGGGAGCCCTGGTAGGTGCGGCCATGGTTGGACCTGGAGCTGGTATATTGCCAAGTCCACAAGGAGGTGCATATGCTGGAGGTCATGGAGGGAGTCGAGTTGATAGTACACCCAGGCAAGTAGGAAGTCATGCTGGTCAATTATATGGATCGTGTGGTAATGCTTATAGGCCTGTGCCATACATGGAAAGCTCTAAGGGGTTGCCAAACACCGTACCTGGTGATGCTAATAGGCGATCACCACCACAGTTGGAAGTCTCTATGGGGTTGCCAAACACTATACCTCCACTATATCAGTTTGCTGGTACTGTTCCAGCAACTGAACAAAACCAAAGCAGTGGCTCACAGGCAGTTGATGCTCATCCTTCGTCCTCCTTGTACCGACAGAGATAG
- the LOC132054013 gene encoding uncharacterized protein LOC132054013 produces MVIAPSMKLKTQSHYQSIFVGIDVTRTFIGNPAHNVDRGYQHMAGRHEALALGHQESYRLAQETIQDPTKSNEVKELAEMFSHINTESMTAASLGTMLSFALNYTPPAEYIEPPTVEVPRRQRPNVPRLRRVSPMAFDVGSSHIPVPDVQTLEPQLWLFVLVNGIGGSPCYRRDVIRFYVDN; encoded by the exons ATGGTAATTGCGCCGAGTATGAAACTCAAGACCCAGAGTCATTATCAGAGTATTTTTGTTGGTATCGACGTCACTCGCACTTTCATAGGAAATCCTGCGCATAATGTGGATAGAGGATACCAACACATGGCAGGCAGGCATGAGGCACTG gcTTTAGGACATCAAGAATCGTACAGGTTGGCTCAGGAGACTATCCAAGATCCAACCAAGTCTAATGAAGTGAAGGAATTAGCAGAGATGTTTAGCCACATTAATACGGAGTCCATGACTGCTGCCTCTCTGGGGACGATGTTGAGTTTCGCTCTCAATTATACACCACCGGCGGAGTATATTGAGCCGCCTACTGTGGAAGTTCCTCGTCGTCAACGTCCTAATGTACCAAGACTGCGGCGTGTG TCTCCCATGGCATTTGATGTTGGATCCTCACACATTCCTGTGCCGGATGTACAGACTTTAGAGCCACAG CTTTGGTTGTTTGTGTTGGTAAATGGTATTGGAGGAAGTCCTTGTTACAGGAGAGATGTTATCCGATTTTACGTAGACAATTAA
- the LOC132052724 gene encoding FRIGIDA-like protein 4a isoform X3 — translation MNNSAAVSQPPLATQTAQRQSELQQSHSQELFLANLRIFSNSLSAFQQCFSDLQLHINSIRTSIDSLLLPAQTNNTTPLPAPAPEPEPESSWESDPSEDIEEEEEEAAGEEKDVQKEEYNEKVEEEVNSPHSELKSPGSELKSSRSELITPGSELKSSGSELITPGSELKSSLSELITSGSELKSSRSELKSSRSELIRPSSDLKSSRSEFITLGSELKSSRSELITPGSDSDLKSSRSELKSSRSELITPGSELKSSRSELKSSRSELIRPGSDLKSSRSEFITLGSELKSCCSELEILCLTMDSHGLRKYMITHISDIHVLRVQVPKALKLSPGPASLVFKCMGKFYSKGSKSYVNNSPLIQERKAKVLLLECFLLIDDNKGVEIEKWVKEEAEQAALAWLKRINIEKGIVQAQEIDARGLLLFIGCFGIPDKFKNKNIRNLLQVSNLNWISDALRRSNVLMAKIPEIIDEMLAYNMVVKAVHIAYSVGMQDKFNPKKLLMEFLRESKSSFDKMNGSQVAHQGNIGVKRKYMNDLKSVIKCLGCHNIDPAKLLGGWQINKRIMSLENEIAEFNKQIVDQKMAQKKAGLHKRKIDETEWLSNKEVKRSHFSNPWPPQQQRGVVNHAVSNNTLLEGGGTSGHNYGYSMSPPVLHGPVAGSIHENVVGSLAGPVGGVAIGGPRAGISPSPQGGSYAGGHGGSRVDSTPRQVGSHAGQLYGSCGNAYRPVTYMESSKGLPNTVPRDANRRSPHLGGSMELPNTIHGDAYRPPPQLEVSSGLSNTITGNAYRPVPYMESSKGLPNPIPGDAYRPPPHLEGSTGLPNIIPPPYQFAGTVPATELNQSSGSQAVDAHPTSSLHRQI, via the exons ATGAATAATTCCGCGGCGGTTTCGCAGCCACCGTTAGCCACCCAAACAGCACAGAGACAATCGGAATTACAACAATCACATTCCCAGGAATTGTTCCTCGCCAATCTCCGCATATTCTCTAACTCCCTCTCCGCTTTCCAACAATGCTTTAGTGATCTACAACTACACATTAATTCCATCCGTACCTCAATCGACTCTTTACTGCTCCCCGCTCAAACAAATAACACCACTCCTTTACCCGCCCCAGCCCCGGAACCCGAACCCGAATCATCTTGGGAATCCGACCCGTCTGAAGACatcgaagaagaagaagaagaagccgcGGGAGAGGAAAAGGATGTGCAGAAAGAAGAATACAACGAGAAAGTGGAAGAAGAAGTGAATTCTCCTCATTCAGAGTTGAAATCGCCTGGTTCGGAGTTGAAATCGTCTCGTTCGGAGTTGATTACGCCTGGTTCGGAGTTGAAATCTTCTGGTTCGGAGTTGATTACGCCTGGTTCGGAGTTGAAATCGTCTCTTTCGGAGTTGATTACGTCTGGTTCGGAGTTGAAATCGTCTCGTTCCGAGTTGAAATCTTCTCGTTCGGAGTTGATTAGGCCTAGTTCGGATTTGAAATCGTCTCGTTCGGAGTTTATTACGCTTGGTTCGGAGTTGAAATCGTCTCGTTCGGAGTTGATTACGCCTGGTTCGGA TTCGGATTTGAAATCGTCTCGTTCGGAGTTGAAATCGTCTCGTTCGGAGTTGATTACGCCTGGTTCGGAGTTGAAATCGTCTCGTTCCGAGTTGAAATCTTCTCGTTCGGAGTTGATTAGGCCTGGTTCGGATTTGAAATCGTCTCGTTCGGAGTTTATTACGCTTGGTTCGGAGTTGAAATCATGTTGTTCGGAGTTGGAAATCTTATGCTTAACGATGGACAGTCATGGTCTGCGTAAGTACATGATAACACATATCTCAGATATTCATGTATTACGTGTACAAGTCCCTAAGGCACTGAAACTTTCACCCGGACCAGCAAGTCTTGTATTTAAATGTATGGGCAAGTTTTATAGCAAAGGGAGCAAGTCTTATGTTAATAACTCACCTTTGATCCAGGAAAGAAAGGCTAAAGTATTGCTTTTGGAGTGCTTTTTATTGATCGACGATAATAAGGGAGTTGAGATTGAGAAATGGGTGAAGGAAGAGGCAGAGCAAGCAGCATTAGCATGGTTAAAGAGgataaatattgaaaaaggtatAGTACAGGCTCAAGAAATTGATGCTCggggtttgttgttgtttattgggTGTTTCGGGATTCcagataaatttaaaaataagaatatcagaAATTTGCTTCAGGTGAGTAACCTTAATTGGATTTCTGATGCGCTTAGGAGATCAAATGTTCTCATGGCGAAGATTCCTGAAATAATAGATGAAATGTTGGCGTATAATATGGTAGTTAAAGCTGTTCATATTGCCTATAGTGTTGGAATGCAGGACAAATTTAACCCTAAGAAACTTTTGATGGAGTTTTTAAGAGAGTCTAAAAGTTCATTTGACAAAATGAATGGATCACAAGTTGCACATCAAGGAAATATTGGAGTAAAAAGGAAGTACATGAATGATCTGAAATCGGTCATTAAATGTTTGGGATGTCACAACATTGATCCTGCGAAACTTCTTGGGGGGTGGCAAATTAATAAGAGAATAATGAGCTTAGAGAACGAAATTGCTGAATTCAATAAGCAGATAGTTGATCAGAAGATGGCACAAAAAAAGGCTGGATTGCATAAGAGAAAAATCGATGAAACTGAGTGGTTGAGCAACAAAGAAGTGAAACGCTCACATTTTTCAAATCCATGGCCACCACAACAGCAAAGAGGAGTTGTTAATCATGCCGTTAGCAACAACACCTTGTTAGAAGGTGGTGGAACTTCTGGTCACAATTATGGTTATTCTATGTCCCCGCCGGTATTGCATGGACCTGTTGCGGGCTCAATACATGAAAATGTTGTTGGTTCATTGGCGGGACCCGTTGGAGGTGTGGCCATTGGTGGACCTAGAGCAGGTATATCGCCAAGTCCGCAAGGAGGTTCATATGCTGGAGGTCATGGAGGGAGTCGAGTTGATAGTACACCCAGGCAAGTAGGAAGTCATGCTGGTCAATTATATGGATCGTGTGGTAATGCTTATAGGCCTGTGACATACATGGAAAGCTCTAAGGGGTTGCCAAACACCGTACCTCGTGATGCTAATAGGCGATCACCACACTTGGGAGGCTCTATGGAGTTGCCGAACACCATACATGGTGATGCTTATAGGCCACCACCACAATTGGAAGTCTCTTCGGGGTTGTCAAACACCATAACTGGTAATGCTTATAGGCCTGTGCCATACATGGAAAGCTCTAAAGGGTTGCCAAACCCCATACCTGGTGATGCTTATAGGCCCCCACCACATTTGGAAGGCTCAACGGGGTTGCCAAACATTATACCTCCACCATATCAGTTTGCTGGTACTGTTCCAGCAACTGAACTAAACCAAAGCAGTGGCTCACAGGCAGTTGATGCTCATCCTACGTCCTCCCTGCACCGGCAGATATAG
- the LOC132052724 gene encoding FRIGIDA-like protein 4a isoform X2 — protein MNNSAAVSQPPLATQTAQRQSELQQSHSQELFLANLRIFSNSLSAFQQCFSDLQLHINSIRTSIDSLLLPAQTNNTTPLPAPAPEPEPESSWESDPSEDIEEEEEEAAGEEKDVQKEEYNEKVEEEVNSPHSELKSPGSELKSSRSELITPGSELKSSGSELITPGSELKSSLSELITSGSELKSSRSELKSSRSELIRPSSDLKSSRSEFITLGSELKSSRSELITPGSELKSSLSELITRGSDSDLKSSRSELKSSRSELITPGSELKSSRSELKSSRSELIRPGSDLKSSRSEFITLGSELKSCCSELEILCLTMDSHGLRKYMITHISDIHVLRVQVPKALKLSPGPASLVFKCMGKFYSKGSKSYVNNSPLIQERKAKVLLLECFLLIDDNKGVEIEKWVKEEAEQAALAWLKRINIEKGIVQAQEIDARGLLLFIGCFGIPDKFKNKNIRNLLQVSNLNWISDALRRSNVLMAKIPEIIDEMLAYNMVVKAVHIAYSVGMQDKFNPKKLLMEFLRESKSSFDKMNGSQVAHQGNIGVKRKYMNDLKSVIKCLGCHNIDPAKLLGGWQINKRIMSLENEIAEFNKQIVDQKMAQKKAGLHKRKIDETEWLSNKEVKRSHFSNPWPPQQQRGVVNHAVSNNTLLEGGGTSGHNYGYSMSPPVLHGPVAGSIHENVVGSLAGPVGGVAIGGPRAGISPSPQGGSYAGGHGGSRVDSTPRQVGSHAGQLYGSCGNAYRPVTYMESSKGLPNTVPRDANRRSPHLGGSMELPNTIHGDAYRPPPQLEVSSGLSNTITGNAYRPVPYMESSKGLPNPIPGDAYRPPPHLEGSTGLPNIIPPPYQFAGTVPATELNQSSGSQAVDAHPTSSLHRQI, from the exons ATGAATAATTCCGCGGCGGTTTCGCAGCCACCGTTAGCCACCCAAACAGCACAGAGACAATCGGAATTACAACAATCACATTCCCAGGAATTGTTCCTCGCCAATCTCCGCATATTCTCTAACTCCCTCTCCGCTTTCCAACAATGCTTTAGTGATCTACAACTACACATTAATTCCATCCGTACCTCAATCGACTCTTTACTGCTCCCCGCTCAAACAAATAACACCACTCCTTTACCCGCCCCAGCCCCGGAACCCGAACCCGAATCATCTTGGGAATCCGACCCGTCTGAAGACatcgaagaagaagaagaagaagccgcGGGAGAGGAAAAGGATGTGCAGAAAGAAGAATACAACGAGAAAGTGGAAGAAGAAGTGAATTCTCCTCATTCAGAGTTGAAATCGCCTGGTTCGGAGTTGAAATCGTCTCGTTCGGAGTTGATTACGCCTGGTTCGGAGTTGAAATCTTCTGGTTCGGAGTTGATTACGCCTGGTTCGGAGTTGAAATCGTCTCTTTCGGAGTTGATTACGTCTGGTTCGGAGTTGAAATCGTCTCGTTCCGAGTTGAAATCTTCTCGTTCGGAGTTGATTAGGCCTAGTTCGGATTTGAAATCGTCTCGTTCGGAGTTTATTACGCTTGGTTCGGAGTTGAAATCGTCTCGTTCGGAGTTGATTACGCCTGGTTCGGAGTTGAAATCGTCTCTTTCGGAGTTGATTACGCGTGGTTCGGA TTCGGATTTGAAATCGTCTCGTTCGGAGTTGAAATCGTCTCGTTCGGAGTTGATTACGCCTGGTTCGGAGTTGAAATCGTCTCGTTCCGAGTTGAAATCTTCTCGTTCGGAGTTGATTAGGCCTGGTTCGGATTTGAAATCGTCTCGTTCGGAGTTTATTACGCTTGGTTCGGAGTTGAAATCATGTTGTTCGGAGTTGGAAATCTTATGCTTAACGATGGACAGTCATGGTCTGCGTAAGTACATGATAACACATATCTCAGATATTCATGTATTACGTGTACAAGTCCCTAAGGCACTGAAACTTTCACCCGGACCAGCAAGTCTTGTATTTAAATGTATGGGCAAGTTTTATAGCAAAGGGAGCAAGTCTTATGTTAATAACTCACCTTTGATCCAGGAAAGAAAGGCTAAAGTATTGCTTTTGGAGTGCTTTTTATTGATCGACGATAATAAGGGAGTTGAGATTGAGAAATGGGTGAAGGAAGAGGCAGAGCAAGCAGCATTAGCATGGTTAAAGAGgataaatattgaaaaaggtatAGTACAGGCTCAAGAAATTGATGCTCggggtttgttgttgtttattgggTGTTTCGGGATTCcagataaatttaaaaataagaatatcagaAATTTGCTTCAGGTGAGTAACCTTAATTGGATTTCTGATGCGCTTAGGAGATCAAATGTTCTCATGGCGAAGATTCCTGAAATAATAGATGAAATGTTGGCGTATAATATGGTAGTTAAAGCTGTTCATATTGCCTATAGTGTTGGAATGCAGGACAAATTTAACCCTAAGAAACTTTTGATGGAGTTTTTAAGAGAGTCTAAAAGTTCATTTGACAAAATGAATGGATCACAAGTTGCACATCAAGGAAATATTGGAGTAAAAAGGAAGTACATGAATGATCTGAAATCGGTCATTAAATGTTTGGGATGTCACAACATTGATCCTGCGAAACTTCTTGGGGGGTGGCAAATTAATAAGAGAATAATGAGCTTAGAGAACGAAATTGCTGAATTCAATAAGCAGATAGTTGATCAGAAGATGGCACAAAAAAAGGCTGGATTGCATAAGAGAAAAATCGATGAAACTGAGTGGTTGAGCAACAAAGAAGTGAAACGCTCACATTTTTCAAATCCATGGCCACCACAACAGCAAAGAGGAGTTGTTAATCATGCCGTTAGCAACAACACCTTGTTAGAAGGTGGTGGAACTTCTGGTCACAATTATGGTTATTCTATGTCCCCGCCGGTATTGCATGGACCTGTTGCGGGCTCAATACATGAAAATGTTGTTGGTTCATTGGCGGGACCCGTTGGAGGTGTGGCCATTGGTGGACCTAGAGCAGGTATATCGCCAAGTCCGCAAGGAGGTTCATATGCTGGAGGTCATGGAGGGAGTCGAGTTGATAGTACACCCAGGCAAGTAGGAAGTCATGCTGGTCAATTATATGGATCGTGTGGTAATGCTTATAGGCCTGTGACATACATGGAAAGCTCTAAGGGGTTGCCAAACACCGTACCTCGTGATGCTAATAGGCGATCACCACACTTGGGAGGCTCTATGGAGTTGCCGAACACCATACATGGTGATGCTTATAGGCCACCACCACAATTGGAAGTCTCTTCGGGGTTGTCAAACACCATAACTGGTAATGCTTATAGGCCTGTGCCATACATGGAAAGCTCTAAAGGGTTGCCAAACCCCATACCTGGTGATGCTTATAGGCCCCCACCACATTTGGAAGGCTCAACGGGGTTGCCAAACATTATACCTCCACCATATCAGTTTGCTGGTACTGTTCCAGCAACTGAACTAAACCAAAGCAGTGGCTCACAGGCAGTTGATGCTCATCCTACGTCCTCCCTGCACCGGCAGATATAG
- the LOC132052723 gene encoding large ribosomal subunit protein P2-like, translating into MKVIAAYLLAVLGGNTCPTDKDLKKILGSVGTDADDDRIQLLLSQVEGKDITELIAAGREKLASVPAGGGAVAVAAPAGGGAAAPAAEEKKEEKKVEEKEESDDDMGFSLFD; encoded by the exons ATGAAGGTAATCGCAGCTTACTTGTTGGCCGTGTTGGGTGGCAACACCTGCCCCACAGATAAGGATTTGAAGAAAATCCTTGGATCTG TTGGAACTGACGCCGATGATGATAGGATTCAACTACTGCTCTCTCAAGTTGAGGGCAAAGATATCACTGAGCTGATTGCTGCTGGCAGAGAAAAGTTGGCTTCAGTACCTGCTGGTGGTGGTGCTGTTGCAGTTGCTGCACCTGCTGGTGGTGGTGCCGCTGCACCTGCTGCTGAggagaagaaggaagaaaagaaagtggaagaaaaagaagagtcTGATGAT GACATGGGTTTCAGTCTTTTCGATTAG
- the LOC132052724 gene encoding FRIGIDA-like protein 4a isoform X1 — protein MNNSAAVSQPPLATQTAQRQSELQQSHSQELFLANLRIFSNSLSAFQQCFSDLQLHINSIRTSIDSLLLPAQTNNTTPLPAPAPEPEPESSWESDPSEDIEEEEEEAAGEEKDVQKEEYNEKVEEEVNSPHSELKSPGSELKSSRSELITPGSELKSSGSELITPGSELKSSLSELITSGSELKSSRSELKSSRSELIRPSSDLKSSRSEFITLGSELKSSRSELITPGSELKSSLSELITRGSELKSSRSELKSSRWELIRPSSDLKSSRSELKSSRSELITPGSELKSSRSELKSSRSELIRPGSDLKSSRSEFITLGSELKSCCSELEILCLTMDSHGLRKYMITHISDIHVLRVQVPKALKLSPGPASLVFKCMGKFYSKGSKSYVNNSPLIQERKAKVLLLECFLLIDDNKGVEIEKWVKEEAEQAALAWLKRINIEKGIVQAQEIDARGLLLFIGCFGIPDKFKNKNIRNLLQVSNLNWISDALRRSNVLMAKIPEIIDEMLAYNMVVKAVHIAYSVGMQDKFNPKKLLMEFLRESKSSFDKMNGSQVAHQGNIGVKRKYMNDLKSVIKCLGCHNIDPAKLLGGWQINKRIMSLENEIAEFNKQIVDQKMAQKKAGLHKRKIDETEWLSNKEVKRSHFSNPWPPQQQRGVVNHAVSNNTLLEGGGTSGHNYGYSMSPPVLHGPVAGSIHENVVGSLAGPVGGVAIGGPRAGISPSPQGGSYAGGHGGSRVDSTPRQVGSHAGQLYGSCGNAYRPVTYMESSKGLPNTVPRDANRRSPHLGGSMELPNTIHGDAYRPPPQLEVSSGLSNTITGNAYRPVPYMESSKGLPNPIPGDAYRPPPHLEGSTGLPNIIPPPYQFAGTVPATELNQSSGSQAVDAHPTSSLHRQI, from the coding sequence ATGAATAATTCCGCGGCGGTTTCGCAGCCACCGTTAGCCACCCAAACAGCACAGAGACAATCGGAATTACAACAATCACATTCCCAGGAATTGTTCCTCGCCAATCTCCGCATATTCTCTAACTCCCTCTCCGCTTTCCAACAATGCTTTAGTGATCTACAACTACACATTAATTCCATCCGTACCTCAATCGACTCTTTACTGCTCCCCGCTCAAACAAATAACACCACTCCTTTACCCGCCCCAGCCCCGGAACCCGAACCCGAATCATCTTGGGAATCCGACCCGTCTGAAGACatcgaagaagaagaagaagaagccgcGGGAGAGGAAAAGGATGTGCAGAAAGAAGAATACAACGAGAAAGTGGAAGAAGAAGTGAATTCTCCTCATTCAGAGTTGAAATCGCCTGGTTCGGAGTTGAAATCGTCTCGTTCGGAGTTGATTACGCCTGGTTCGGAGTTGAAATCTTCTGGTTCGGAGTTGATTACGCCTGGTTCGGAGTTGAAATCGTCTCTTTCGGAGTTGATTACGTCTGGTTCGGAGTTGAAATCGTCTCGTTCCGAGTTGAAATCTTCTCGTTCGGAGTTGATTAGGCCTAGTTCGGATTTGAAATCGTCTCGTTCGGAGTTTATTACGCTTGGTTCGGAGTTGAAATCGTCTCGTTCGGAGTTGATTACGCCTGGTTCGGAGTTGAAATCGTCTCTTTCGGAGTTGATTACGCGTGGTTCGGAGTTGAAATCGTCTCGTTCCGAGTTGAAATCTTCTCGTTGGGAGTTGATTAGGCCTAGTTCGGATTTGAAATCGTCTCGTTCGGAGTTGAAATCGTCTCGTTCGGAGTTGATTACGCCTGGTTCGGAGTTGAAATCGTCTCGTTCCGAGTTGAAATCTTCTCGTTCGGAGTTGATTAGGCCTGGTTCGGATTTGAAATCGTCTCGTTCGGAGTTTATTACGCTTGGTTCGGAGTTGAAATCATGTTGTTCGGAGTTGGAAATCTTATGCTTAACGATGGACAGTCATGGTCTGCGTAAGTACATGATAACACATATCTCAGATATTCATGTATTACGTGTACAAGTCCCTAAGGCACTGAAACTTTCACCCGGACCAGCAAGTCTTGTATTTAAATGTATGGGCAAGTTTTATAGCAAAGGGAGCAAGTCTTATGTTAATAACTCACCTTTGATCCAGGAAAGAAAGGCTAAAGTATTGCTTTTGGAGTGCTTTTTATTGATCGACGATAATAAGGGAGTTGAGATTGAGAAATGGGTGAAGGAAGAGGCAGAGCAAGCAGCATTAGCATGGTTAAAGAGgataaatattgaaaaaggtatAGTACAGGCTCAAGAAATTGATGCTCggggtttgttgttgtttattgggTGTTTCGGGATTCcagataaatttaaaaataagaatatcagaAATTTGCTTCAGGTGAGTAACCTTAATTGGATTTCTGATGCGCTTAGGAGATCAAATGTTCTCATGGCGAAGATTCCTGAAATAATAGATGAAATGTTGGCGTATAATATGGTAGTTAAAGCTGTTCATATTGCCTATAGTGTTGGAATGCAGGACAAATTTAACCCTAAGAAACTTTTGATGGAGTTTTTAAGAGAGTCTAAAAGTTCATTTGACAAAATGAATGGATCACAAGTTGCACATCAAGGAAATATTGGAGTAAAAAGGAAGTACATGAATGATCTGAAATCGGTCATTAAATGTTTGGGATGTCACAACATTGATCCTGCGAAACTTCTTGGGGGGTGGCAAATTAATAAGAGAATAATGAGCTTAGAGAACGAAATTGCTGAATTCAATAAGCAGATAGTTGATCAGAAGATGGCACAAAAAAAGGCTGGATTGCATAAGAGAAAAATCGATGAAACTGAGTGGTTGAGCAACAAAGAAGTGAAACGCTCACATTTTTCAAATCCATGGCCACCACAACAGCAAAGAGGAGTTGTTAATCATGCCGTTAGCAACAACACCTTGTTAGAAGGTGGTGGAACTTCTGGTCACAATTATGGTTATTCTATGTCCCCGCCGGTATTGCATGGACCTGTTGCGGGCTCAATACATGAAAATGTTGTTGGTTCATTGGCGGGACCCGTTGGAGGTGTGGCCATTGGTGGACCTAGAGCAGGTATATCGCCAAGTCCGCAAGGAGGTTCATATGCTGGAGGTCATGGAGGGAGTCGAGTTGATAGTACACCCAGGCAAGTAGGAAGTCATGCTGGTCAATTATATGGATCGTGTGGTAATGCTTATAGGCCTGTGACATACATGGAAAGCTCTAAGGGGTTGCCAAACACCGTACCTCGTGATGCTAATAGGCGATCACCACACTTGGGAGGCTCTATGGAGTTGCCGAACACCATACATGGTGATGCTTATAGGCCACCACCACAATTGGAAGTCTCTTCGGGGTTGTCAAACACCATAACTGGTAATGCTTATAGGCCTGTGCCATACATGGAAAGCTCTAAAGGGTTGCCAAACCCCATACCTGGTGATGCTTATAGGCCCCCACCACATTTGGAAGGCTCAACGGGGTTGCCAAACATTATACCTCCACCATATCAGTTTGCTGGTACTGTTCCAGCAACTGAACTAAACCAAAGCAGTGGCTCACAGGCAGTTGATGCTCATCCTACGTCCTCCCTGCACCGGCAGATATAG